The following nucleotide sequence is from Echeneis naucrates chromosome 5, fEcheNa1.1, whole genome shotgun sequence.
CGCTATAAATTCTATAAAGCAGAACAACCAGCTGAAGGAAATCTAAAATAGTCAGAAAGCATTTTCCTACCAACtgagaaataagaaatacaTTGGGTGTGTTGGGCACAATACATTTGAAAGAATCCAGGGTATAGCTCCAGAACACATCCGTCCGTATTAGCTCTTATGAGAAATTGCACTTTAACATATGAAAGTAACAGTGCAGAATTACATGACATAGAAGGGACAGCTGCGTATCTTTGAATACACGCGTTATTCACTTTTGAAAGAATGCAGATCATAACTACGAAACATTTATGCCCAGAATAGCTCTACCTATTAGTCGATGATTGACACTTTCTGGCTTTTAGCGGCCTGTCCACATCGGGGACCAGCTTCTGTCTGCTTGTGGTTTGCATTATATCATTTAGACGTCCGTGCGTCAGCCGATTGCGCAGTTTGGGCGCGTTAATGCTCATCACCTGGAAACAAAACCTGCCGGTCGGCTCCATTTGGAGCTCCTCTGGCACATCTGCGGCGCTGCAGGTGAATGGAGAGCGAAAGAGTGCAAAGTCCTTTTTTCAGCTGTGAGACTCCTGTATGAGTCCAGACGGCATGTTTTTGTCCGTCTCCACGCGCTTCTTAGTTTTTTTCTACTTCCTGTAGATGGCGATAGTGCTACATGTAATTTATCATGTCATAGAAACGCCTTGTTTTGCTCATTATGCAGTATATATGATACCCAGGTGTGAATTGtttagtataataataataataataataataatagaaaaattcACAACCTTATACCCCTCCAAACATCTTGGGGGGTGAATGGCACCGAGTGGCTAAGAAGAGCCCTGCTGGCCTCAAACTCCTGTTTCACAGGTTTTGGGGTCACTGCGGCCGAGGCCTCCTCACGGTGTCAGGAATGGTTCATACCTTCAgtctgaagaaaaatgaaagtaaaccGGGTGTAGAATGGCTGGAGTTCCACAATACTAGATCTGAATATTTTGGTAGAtgaatttttgctttttaataaaaacacagaaaaaaagcatatttcagatttttgttgtaGGATAAAGATTTAATGGACAAAATGACAattttaacaaatcaaaattaaatctACAAGAGAATTCAATAAACCAACAGTGGACGCATCTGAACGTGTGAAAGTCCCTAAAAGGgaagtaaaaatgtgtttgaaaacaTGTGGAAAGAGCAGATGGAATTGTGTCCAAAATGTATACTTGAAGGACTACCCCGATGTTTCACCTGACAAAATGGttctcttttttatatatatatatatatatttttttttttttttttttttttggtgtgtgttaaAAATTGCACTCTGACACTaactgaaaatgtaatcaaaatggaaatgagagaaaaatagGAATTACTCACTAAAGAGGAATGGATCAGTTTAGACTTTCAGATCTATTCCATGTTAGCAGCACCAAATGTcacctaaaaataaataaattctatcAGGAATTACTCTCTCCTTTTTTGCAGTGTCTAATTGAGCAAGTGAATGTGTGCGAGTTATTGTCTGTTGAGATTTTGTGTGTTGTACATTCCTTACATGCTCCCATTCAGCAGGGCTCTGAGAGGGGGATGGAAGGAGGACGAGGGAGGAGTTAGTCTCATATAACAGCAAGCAAATGTCCTGATGGTAGAAAACTCCGAGGTTTTCTTCAAACAGCCAGAGCAGGTGAGAAGAGGAAAGGGAAAGCCTGCCTGCAAATGTAAGTCTTACCATCTATTTCATTTGAGAAGAGGCTCTTAGGTGTGCatgtggtgttttgtttatttattttctcttccaaGCCCAACAAGTGTTTGCTTCTGTGTTGCTCGGATCAGTTTGGGATATAGTTCCTGTTTTGGACTGACGGTATGGATTCACAGCACTGCGAGAAATTGTGAGAGAACAAAGACTAGATTTCGTGACCAGTTTGGCATTCCAGCAATACTTCTCAGTCATACCgttttcaaagcaaaaattGTGTTATAACTGAAATAGTAGCAAAGCCTCCTGATTACCTTTTCATGGTGTGGTTAGCATAAATGCCTTCTGACTTAGTAGTTTGCCATTGTGCCTGTGCATACTGTGCAACTGTTGATCAAGCTGTACTAAGACCATTATCCATTTCAGTGGCTAAATCTGGTGCTGTATGTTGGGATTCGGCCAAAGTAAAGGTTGAAGTCCGACTGTTCTGCCTTTCGTGACACAGCTCTTAACCCCCGGCCAGTTTCCATGCAACgcaaaaaccaaatcaaaagGAATTACCTCAACCACTGTTGGTCTTTCACAGTTGCCTTTCTGTGCAGGCATGCTCTTCAATGCTTTCCCACAAATGCACGCTGGCTGTGCTTTTCTCCTCTATTCTTCCCACTTTGTGCTTGAGATATATAAACAGACCGATGAACTAGGTCCATCACAAGGTGGGAACTCTGAGTGCTGGTCGGTGTGTTTACCAGTGCTTACTGCTTCTGATATTGGGTGATAACCTACAGTGATATCATCACTGTAAGGCGCGTGGAGACTACAGTCtggaccagcagcagctgataaTGAAAACAGGAGCAATAACAGTATTGCAGACTGCATAGTAAACACCCATTTCATTAGCCTGACACAAAGGGAGAGGTAGATTGAGAGGAGATATGAGAGCTTTCATTTATCTTATGCAAATGtgttctttttgcattttgtgcctcattttttttttttcacagtctgTCTGTGCAACACAACAGCATATCAACACACGGACCTGATGCTTGTTCTCTCTGCCTGCAGTATGTGGCTGACTCTTGTTTACAGTTGCACTGGTGGAGCTGCTCTTCTGTATGCTTTGTATAAATGGGTGATCCCGCTGATTGTGCAGTATCATGGCGGATTGGCACTGATTTGGAATGATGTCATTGTGGAGTGGATGCTGGACACGCTGACCCAGTCCACTCGTCCTCAGGTGGGACTTCACTGTCAAACAACTTCATGGCTAATGAGTATGACTATCTGCAAagcatcattttctgttttgtcattAACATTCATACAGAGATGCGCTTATACATGTACTCATAAGTTTCATTGTAAAGGTACTTAATGTTATTTGAAAAATCCAAATGATCCTAAATCAGAGGgacaaaatcaaaactaaagGTGCACAGAAGTGCTGGGCTTTGGTACGTTGTGCTGAGGCACAGAGTTGCTTTCGTCGAAATGCCAAAATGCTCAAAATGACAATGATAACACGGACGTGATTGACACGTATGGTGTTTACCACGTTCAACATTTTAGCTTGCTTTCTTTTGGTAATTGGCATTAAACAAAGTTCAACTGAGACACATAAGCCcaaattcaaacaaacttttgacaaattaaaactTGACACAATATGAAgataaacaataacaacataTCACCAAGTTATATTTGTGCATATGAATGTCTGTAATAGACACAGAACACTCCATCCAAAATGGTGAACTGATAGAGAAGATCAATATTTgaccaaatgaaataaaatatgaaaggtaaaaactgaatttttacCGTGAAAGGAAATTAAATCTCACATGTCTGAAATCACGCTTTACAGTGAAGACAATGTTGAGCTTCAACATTGTTTTGAccaagaaattaaatgaaagcgAAAAATGCCTGAGAATTGGTGGAGAAAAGTGCAGAAGACAAATTAAACCAAACGTATGTGGCCAGATAACTGATAATGCAAATCTTCCCATGACACCCATGATATTAGCCTCTGTCCACAGAGCCAACTTGCTGGAACCGTTTTTCTAAGGGAGGTCAAACAGCAACTGGGCAACAACagaaatatatttcttttagcTGTTCTCACCCAAGGCTTACCtccaaaataaatctttggTCAATATGGAAAAGTATTGTGGTTACGGTATATAGCACACTCAAAGGAAACAACTATTTATGAAACCTGAGTATGTCTACACTGCCAACgagattaattaaataaaattaattaaattaattagcACTTGTCCATAATCCATCATTTTTTTGGTCAATGAATGCATTATTTGATTCCATTTGTGTTAAAAGTAGTTGTTTGTACACCCAAACAAACCTCAGCTGGTGGTGGGTACAAACGGTCATACCTtttatagaaaagaaaaaaaaaaatgagagagaacGATAAATAACATCAAACCCATAATGTTTGTTAACGGTTTTCATAAGCTCCAGCGGTTTTGGCtcaattgttgttgtttggtgaGAAATGTGTGGTTCATATTCACTGTAACTTCTCCTTAATACCATCCGATGATAAAATGGTCTTGCTCACTTGCCTCAGAGACTCCTGAGTGCAGTACAGAAGAATGCCACTAGAGGAGACCCTTGCAGCGTGGTCAGAGCCATAGACGACTTCTGCAGACATAAGGAGTGGGCCATGAATGTGGGGGATGAGAAAGGTATTGATCTCTCATTCTACAACAGTTGGCTTTTTGTGTGAAATCACGACCCTGCATGTGTAATtagctgctttctttcttcGCCACAGGCTGCATTCTTGACTCTGTGGTGTCTGAGATGAACCCAGCTGCTGTGTTGGAGCTGGGAACCTACTGTGGCTACTCCACAGTGCGGATTGCCCGCCTGCTACCCCCTGACGCCAAATTCATCACTCTTGAATTTAACCCCGGCTTTGCTGCAATTGCCCGTCAGGTCATTGCGTGGGCAGGGCTAGAGGAAAAGGTAACGCCTGTCAGCCTGTAACCAGCCTGTAAACAGCCAATCAAACACGCACACTATCCTCAGGTCAGTAGATGGTGTCTTTCTTGATCACAGGTCCAGTTAGTTGAAGGTGCATCTGGTGACTGGATCCCCAAAATTAAGGAGCAGTTTGGTATTAAAACATTTGACCTTGTTTTCCTGGATCACTGGAAGGATCGCTACCTTCCTGACACTAAACTGATGGAAGTGAGTTTGGTGGGCTTATTCTGTGCTGATTGAAGTCTTGGTTGTTCTGGTACGATGCTCACTTTGCTGTTATTTGCTGCTGTCAGGAGTGCGGCCTGCTCAGGAAAGGCAGCGTCCTGCTGGCAGACAATGTCATCTGCCCTGGGACTCCCGACTACCTGGAGTACATCCGCAGCAGCCCGAAATACGAGAGCCGCTACTTCAAATCTCACTTGGAGTACACCAAAGTGGAGGATGGCCTGGAAAAGTCCATCTTCTTAGGGTAGTTTTGaacaaaaatgtcatgttttacTAGTAAACCTCAGACCTTTCCTGTCTTGGGGTAACTCGGCAGAGTTAAATCTGGTTTTCTTAACAGACCATGGAGATTGTTGACTTGAAATTAAAAGGTTACATGTAAAGGAGAAAGAGTTTGTGCTGTGTCCTTTTCGTGCACCCTGCATTGAAGCTGAAACACTTCTTAAGATGTCTACATATACTGAAACAGTAGATGGTAGTAGTGACTCTGTTTGAGCTCATAATTGACAGATGATGAGCTGCAAACTGATCTGGGGGCTGCTTTTCCCAGAGCGTCAACTGAAATCAATAATAAATCTAATCCAGCTGCAATCTGTGGTGCCAAAGCTTATTTTCTGGCTCTGATATTCTCCACCgttgtgctgctgtggacaggtgtgtgaaagagagagcaaatgTGCGtggtgtgttagtgtgtgtgtgtgtgtttgtgagtatgAATCAAATCGCTGCTCATCTAATCTCTCAAAGTGACAGAGTTCCATCATACTGGGCAGGgagtggggggtggggagggaggaGCTCTGCATTTGCTTCAgctgtatgaaaaaaaaaaaaaaaaaaaaaaaaaaaaagagcctgtCCACCTACTGCTTTCTTCACAGACGCCTACATGATAATCCCAATCTGTGGCCATTAGTGCACTGAGAGGACGAGTGAGGCGAGGGTTcaacacagagaaaggagagagagggtggggggagtGCCTGgacagagatgcacacacaggaaaaagaatgacagcgagagagagagagggagagagctttTAAGGGATTTGGCAGTGATTTGTAGAATCTCACTCCTGTAATGTTGCGCTTTTTCTCCAGTTTTCCCTGACTGCCATGATACAACAATCCACAGCCTCCAAAGtcatcattttcagtttgtctttaaaaatcACCACTTCTTTTTAGaacattgttgatttttttttttttctcccctttgtTGTTCTGGTTATTTTTGAGAGTGCACAGCAGCTGTCTGAGATGATAAAGGATTTACTTttggtgaggagaggagagcctTGCCTCTAGATACATAATCACATTTTGGACCATGGACAGAGGCCTGTGCGGACGAGCTCACGTGATGGATAAAATTGAGAGTGGTCGATGAACAATGGGCAGGTAAGTAATGCCTTAAATGAAGAAATTCCCCGACTTGCATGTTGCATGTGATGGTATTTCCAAAGAGATAAAATGTTCTCCAACAGCTGTGGGACTTATAGAGCTTGGATTTCGACAGAGTCACACTATTACAGATTTTTGAAAATACAATTTCAATGAATTCAAATGAGCAGATTCAGTGTAGCAAAattttttatcaaaaatatCGATCAGTGCTTATTTAgacatttcaaatttgaaaggTGAGGACTGTGGGAGCAGGCAAACTATTGGAAGTAAGCCTTTATTCCTTTTAGATATTTGGATTCATTAATTACATTGCAAAAAAAAGTTACCtcatgataaatatttttatatggTCTGcatggaaatattaaatataccTGCAGTCTTGATAATGTCCTGTacatttttattccattttgttGAAATCAGTTGGTTATTGTGGATTTTCTCAATGATTCTCACGCAGATATAATTAACTTGCTCCAGCTTTTGGAGCATGAAATCCCGTGAAGGTTCagttgatgttttctgttttgcaaaATTTATAGTGTTTTCCATAATTGGCTCTCAGCTCTCTTTGATAAAAGCTTCCAGTGTTCACTCTGTCATCCTGCAGACTGCTGAAAACCCTCTGCTCAGCCACGGCTTTTTTAAAGTGCATACATTTATAGCTCGTTGTTCTTCTctacttttgtctttttctcacagTCCCTTTAATTCACCACAGTAGATCATTGGACTGCATGTGCAGTTTAAGGAAGACAACTGTAAACACTGTAAAGGAATTATGCTTAGTATTGGCTTACATTTACAATATCATGTTGTCCATACAGTATCATTAGTATCATGTATAGACACAAAGGTCAAACCATATTGAAGGcttgaaaaaaatgcagcttttcaATCGTTaaatctatctatatatatatatatgtgtgtgtgtgtgtgtgtgtgtgtgtgtgtgtgtgtgtatatataatacAAAAAAGATTAGTAGTATCTGTATTCATTGTTTTACATGATTGATCTGATTTGAAAACATCTTAGAGTCAAATTAGAGGTTGATAAGTTTGTAGTGCTCCTTGCTTCTCTAGGAGACACTGGAAGTTACACTAAATTTTACAGCAGAGGATGAGCTGGCCCTAAAGCCCCCTCTGTGACTGTCCCCAGGTGCCAAAGGTAAAGGGAGTGGCCTGGTGCTGTCAGTACCTCTGTAGGTCATAATCATGACATCAGAGGTCCCATCGTCCCGTCAGTTCTCCGGGCTCGGGTCACCATCGGGATGCAGGACGTGGTCTGGGCTGCTGTGGGTGCTTCTGGTGGGTTTCAGCCCGAGCTCATGGGCCCAGCAGGGCACCCAGCCCCAGTCCATCAAAATTGAGGGTGACATCACCCTGGGCGGGCTGTTCCCGGTGCACTCTCGGGGGCCTGCTGGGGTGCCCTGCGGGGAGATTAAGCGAGAGAAGGGGATCCACCGACTGGAGGCCATGCTATATGCCTTGGACCAGATCAACAGCGATCCGGACCTGCTGCCAAACATCACTTTGGGGGCCAGGATCCTGGACACCTGCTCCAGAGACACCTACGCCCTGGAGCAGTCACTCACTTTTGTCCAGGCTCTCATCCAAAAAGACAACTCCGATGTTCGCTGCTCAAACGGAGAGCCTCCCATCATCCCCAAACCAGAGAGGGTGGTCGGTGTGATTGGGGCGTCTGGCAGCTCGGTGTCCATCATGGTGGCCAATGTGCTCAGACTGTTCGCGGTAGGCTTTCTTTCACTAACTTTCCTCATTAAACACTGAAACGGCAGAATGTTTGGCACAGTTTTAAACTCATGAGGTGAAAGCCGTTATCCCTcagtgctttctctttttttttat
It contains:
- the comtb gene encoding catechol O-methyltransferase B isoform X1, which gives rise to MVENSEVFFKQPEQVRRGKGKPACKFCLCNTTAYQHTDLMLVLSACSMWLTLVYSCTGGAALLYALYKWVIPLIVQYHGGLALIWNDVIVEWMLDTLTQSTRPQRLLSAVQKNATRGDPCSVVRAIDDFCRHKEWAMNVGDEKGCILDSVVSEMNPAAVLELGTYCGYSTVRIARLLPPDAKFITLEFNPGFAAIARQVIAWAGLEEKVQLVEGASGDWIPKIKEQFGIKTFDLVFLDHWKDRYLPDTKLMEECGLLRKGSVLLADNVICPGTPDYLEYIRSSPKYESRYFKSHLEYTKVEDGLEKSIFLG
- the comtb gene encoding catechol O-methyltransferase B isoform X2, yielding MWLTLVYSCTGGAALLYALYKWVIPLIVQYHGGLALIWNDVIVEWMLDTLTQSTRPQRLLSAVQKNATRGDPCSVVRAIDDFCRHKEWAMNVGDEKGCILDSVVSEMNPAAVLELGTYCGYSTVRIARLLPPDAKFITLEFNPGFAAIARQVIAWAGLEEKVQLVEGASGDWIPKIKEQFGIKTFDLVFLDHWKDRYLPDTKLMEECGLLRKGSVLLADNVICPGTPDYLEYIRSSPKYESRYFKSHLEYTKVEDGLEKSIFLG